A part of Myxococcus landrumus genomic DNA contains:
- a CDS encoding aldehyde dehydrogenase family protein, with protein sequence MLNTELVGGPLLHLESQRLLSEARRVVPEAFDSQGRLLSPVAGKWVHPAAWFSAVSPIDGKVLAELPLLDATQVSDGVEKAAAEFLPWSARSIDKRSRAVMQAVALLEEHRDLLIKLLAWDIGKTLPTAANDVDRCLAGIRWYVEQIGPMLESRKPLGLISNIASWNYPFSVLMLNVLVQSLAGNSVIAKIPTQGGGVSLTLAFALLRRAGLPVSLVGGRGRDLSEALVAHPRIAGLAFIGGRANGGEVHRRLRATDKRYALEMEGVNAYAITHFTDWDSLGKQLRSSFDFGKQRCTAYTRWVVEKSLVPKFVRTYVDAVSTLRIGHPLLGAPVDFGPLISPSKAEELRTLITEAQSQGAKVLFQGELAEDAFTSTQERGAYLPPSLLFGLPQDSELYLREPFGPIDVLVSVDSEDKLIHEANISHGALVASVATDDPELAQRIASRLHAFKVGINKMRSRGDRDESFGGKGGSWAGAFVGGTLLVRAFTDGPHPLEGNWPD encoded by the coding sequence ATGCTGAATACCGAACTCGTTGGCGGGCCCCTTCTTCACCTCGAGAGCCAACGCCTGCTCTCCGAAGCCAGGCGTGTCGTCCCCGAGGCCTTCGACTCGCAGGGACGCCTGCTCTCCCCCGTCGCCGGCAAGTGGGTCCACCCGGCCGCCTGGTTCAGCGCCGTGTCCCCCATCGATGGCAAGGTCCTCGCCGAGCTGCCCTTGCTCGACGCCACCCAAGTCTCCGACGGCGTCGAGAAGGCCGCCGCGGAGTTCCTCCCCTGGTCCGCCCGCTCCATCGACAAGCGCTCCCGCGCCGTCATGCAAGCCGTGGCACTCCTCGAGGAACACCGCGACCTGCTCATCAAGCTGCTCGCCTGGGACATCGGCAAGACGCTGCCCACCGCCGCCAACGACGTGGACCGCTGCCTCGCCGGCATCCGGTGGTACGTGGAACAGATTGGCCCGATGCTCGAGAGCCGGAAGCCGCTCGGCCTCATCTCCAACATCGCCTCGTGGAACTATCCGTTCTCCGTGCTGATGCTCAACGTGCTCGTGCAATCGCTCGCGGGCAACTCGGTCATCGCCAAGATTCCCACGCAAGGTGGCGGCGTCTCGCTCACCCTCGCCTTCGCGCTGCTGCGTCGCGCGGGCCTGCCCGTCTCCCTCGTGGGTGGACGCGGCAGGGACCTCTCCGAGGCGCTCGTCGCCCACCCGCGAATCGCGGGCCTCGCGTTCATCGGCGGCCGGGCCAACGGCGGCGAGGTCCACCGTCGCCTGCGCGCCACCGACAAGCGCTACGCCCTGGAGATGGAAGGCGTGAATGCCTACGCCATCACCCACTTCACGGACTGGGACTCGCTGGGCAAGCAACTCCGCTCCAGCTTCGACTTCGGCAAGCAGCGCTGCACCGCGTACACCCGCTGGGTCGTCGAGAAGTCCCTGGTCCCCAAGTTCGTGCGCACCTACGTGGACGCCGTGTCCACGCTGCGCATCGGCCATCCCCTCCTCGGCGCCCCCGTCGACTTCGGCCCGCTCATCTCCCCCAGCAAGGCGGAGGAGCTGCGCACCCTCATCACCGAAGCCCAGTCGCAAGGCGCCAAGGTCCTGTTCCAGGGCGAGCTCGCCGAAGACGCCTTCACCTCGACACAAGAGCGCGGCGCCTACCTCCCGCCCTCCCTGCTCTTCGGCCTCCCGCAGGACAGCGAGCTCTACCTCCGCGAGCCCTTCGGCCCCATCGACGTCCTCGTGTCCGTGGACTCCGAGGACAAACTCATCCACGAAGCCAACATCTCCCATGGCGCGCTCGTGGCCTCGGTGGCGACGGATGACCCGGAGCTCGCCCAGCGCATCGCGTCCCGCCTCCACGCCTTCAAGGTCGGCATCAACAAGATGCGCTCACGCGGAGACCGGGACGAGTCCTTCGGCGGCAAGGGCGGCTCCTGGGCCGGCGCCTTCGTCGGCGGCACCCTCCTGGTCCGCGCCTTCACCGACGGCCCGCATCCCCTGGAAGGCAACTGGCCGGACTGA
- the cas8c gene encoding type I-C CRISPR-associated protein Cas8c/Csd1 has product MMLAALDAFARERRLADDPLYETRPVDFRIRLGAKGKFLGLESTQDERGKGQPLLIPRMPQRSVNVAAGFLVDNSKYVLGYEEEPAPRTRKAGKGAVRSAAFLKLVREAVSELRVPELRAVELFLENDAAREQALAERAKEEWTGSEMLAFVVGDSVEPVHLLLEVRAWWARRGETEAAGGRTGLCLVTGRYGVLAETHPKLKNVPEAQTSGASLVSFNAKAFESHGLEQGDNAPISQQAALGYVLALNDLLRKSEERRYRQGIQVGDDSVLVFWTNSTAQEERAILSASDPTEADLRRFVEAPFRGLEPSELDTRNFYSVTLAGNSGRVAVRDWFQTSVGEVKQNLRRYFADLQLGAGPAEKPTPVWRLLKAVEAPSGRGLSPDVSTRMVGAALRGQPFPRQLLSAALDRLRLPPSDDKFEREQLRLRVALIKATLIRLSRSGAAPLEVSVSLDKTNSSQPYVLGRLFAVLERLQGAALGDINATIRDKYFGAASRNPATIFPRLLQLSVHYAAKAESCGWLEKVKTEVMALLPPQRFPRNLLLEDQGLFAVGYYHQREAFFANRAAAESSTATG; this is encoded by the coding sequence ATGATGCTGGCGGCACTCGATGCGTTCGCGCGGGAGCGAAGACTCGCGGACGATCCGCTCTATGAGACTCGGCCCGTGGACTTCCGCATTCGCTTGGGTGCGAAGGGAAAGTTCCTGGGGCTTGAGTCCACTCAAGATGAGCGGGGGAAGGGACAACCGTTGCTCATTCCTCGCATGCCGCAGCGGTCGGTGAACGTCGCCGCGGGGTTCCTGGTGGACAACTCGAAGTACGTGCTGGGGTACGAGGAGGAGCCCGCGCCGCGGACTCGAAAGGCGGGCAAGGGCGCGGTGCGGTCCGCGGCCTTCCTGAAGCTCGTGCGTGAGGCGGTCTCGGAGCTGCGGGTTCCGGAACTCCGGGCGGTGGAGCTGTTCCTGGAGAACGACGCCGCGCGAGAGCAGGCGCTCGCGGAGCGGGCGAAGGAGGAGTGGACGGGTTCGGAGATGCTCGCGTTCGTCGTGGGGGATTCGGTGGAGCCTGTTCACCTGCTGCTCGAGGTTCGCGCGTGGTGGGCGCGACGCGGGGAGACGGAGGCGGCGGGAGGAAGAACGGGCCTGTGCCTGGTGACTGGCAGGTACGGGGTGCTGGCGGAGACGCATCCCAAGCTGAAGAACGTGCCGGAGGCTCAGACCTCTGGGGCGTCCCTGGTGTCCTTCAATGCGAAGGCGTTCGAGTCCCATGGCCTCGAACAGGGCGACAACGCTCCCATCTCCCAGCAAGCGGCGTTGGGATATGTGCTCGCGCTGAATGACCTGCTGCGGAAGTCGGAGGAGCGTCGCTATCGGCAGGGGATACAGGTGGGAGACGACTCGGTGCTGGTGTTCTGGACGAACAGCACCGCGCAGGAGGAGCGCGCAATCCTCTCCGCGTCTGACCCGACGGAGGCGGACCTGCGCCGTTTCGTCGAGGCACCTTTCCGAGGATTGGAGCCGAGTGAGCTGGACACGCGGAACTTCTATTCCGTGACGCTCGCGGGGAACTCGGGTCGCGTCGCTGTGCGTGACTGGTTCCAGACGAGCGTGGGTGAAGTGAAACAGAACCTCCGGCGGTACTTCGCGGACCTGCAGCTGGGGGCAGGTCCGGCGGAAAAACCCACGCCTGTCTGGAGACTGCTGAAGGCAGTGGAGGCTCCCTCGGGACGAGGACTCAGTCCCGATGTCTCGACGCGGATGGTGGGCGCTGCGCTTCGGGGGCAGCCGTTTCCTCGACAGCTCCTCTCCGCGGCGTTGGACCGGCTCCGGCTTCCGCCATCGGACGACAAGTTCGAGCGCGAGCAACTCCGCCTTCGTGTCGCGCTCATCAAGGCAACCCTCATCCGCCTTTCCCGCAGTGGAGCCGCTCCCCTGGAGGTCTCTGTGTCCTTGGACAAGACAAACTCGTCGCAGCCCTATGTTCTAGGACGTCTGTTCGCGGTGCTGGAGCGATTGCAGGGGGCGGCGCTGGGTGACATCAACGCCACCATTCGGGACAAGTACTTCGGCGCGGCTTCCCGCAACCCGGCGACAATCTTTCCTCGGCTCCTTCAGCTCTCCGTTCACTACGCGGCCAAGGCCGAGTCGTGCGGATGGCTGGAGAAGGTGAAGACGGAGGTCATGGCCTTGCTTCCTCCTCAGCGCTTCCCGCGCAACCTGTTGTTGGAGGACCAGGGCCTTTTCGCGGTGGGCTACTACCACCAGCGCGAGGCGTTCTTCGCGAACCGCGCCGCCGCCGAGTCTTCGACCGCCACCGGCTGA
- a CDS encoding esterase family protein: MNREYHRWYSERLHRDMELLLFGHSGEPVLLLPTSRGRFYQAEDFGLIGAISDRIQSGRYIVVCPDSVDEESWFNTAVHPHDRLARHKEWEAYLLHEVVPLLARRSTGGRMTLAGCSFGGFHSYNVGLRHPHTFQRLISMGGKFETDEFLDGHHDPDVYYHSATQWLPNAHDPQQLAALQRVEMVLAVGEHDFCRASNEHLSSLLWKKDIANQLAVWQGGTHDWPVWRQMIQQYLPW, from the coding sequence ATGAACCGCGAATACCACCGCTGGTACAGCGAGCGCCTGCACCGGGACATGGAGTTGTTGCTCTTCGGCCACTCCGGCGAACCCGTGCTGCTGCTGCCCACCAGCCGGGGGCGCTTCTATCAAGCCGAGGACTTCGGCCTCATCGGCGCCATCTCCGACCGCATCCAGTCCGGCCGCTACATCGTCGTGTGCCCGGACTCGGTGGACGAGGAGTCGTGGTTCAACACCGCCGTCCATCCCCATGACCGCCTCGCGCGGCACAAGGAATGGGAAGCCTATCTGCTCCACGAAGTGGTGCCCCTGCTCGCCCGCCGGAGCACGGGGGGACGCATGACGCTGGCCGGGTGCAGCTTCGGAGGCTTCCACTCGTACAACGTGGGCCTGCGCCACCCGCACACCTTCCAGCGGCTCATCTCCATGGGCGGCAAGTTCGAGACCGACGAGTTCCTCGACGGCCACCACGACCCGGACGTCTACTACCACTCCGCCACGCAGTGGCTCCCCAATGCCCACGACCCGCAGCAACTCGCCGCGCTCCAGCGCGTGGAGATGGTGCTCGCGGTGGGGGAGCACGACTTCTGCCGCGCCTCCAACGAGCACCTCTCCAGCCTGCTGTGGAAGAAGGACATCGCCAACCAGCTCGCTGTCTGGCAGGGCGGCACCCACGACTGGCCGGTGTGGCGGCAGATGATTCAGCAGTACCTGCCCTGGTAG
- a CDS encoding YqiA/YcfP family alpha/beta fold hydrolase, whose product MSDMPAVPRSEGPRWLYLHGFASGPDSTKGVAVSRHFGARGVEVARLNLRVPTMEGLRLSAMLETVREAMGGERERVVLMGSSLGGLVAAHLAAADARVSGLVLLAPAFQVVRQLRRRMGEAAWGLWNKQGWIETDDFAEKRKVRVHSGFIADAEEVDAKWGGWPDVRVPTLVIHGRADDTCDIRYSRQWAEGKRNVKLVEVEDGHELVASLPRILAEAEEFLRPWGA is encoded by the coding sequence ATGAGTGACATGCCCGCCGTGCCGAGGTCCGAGGGTCCGCGTTGGTTGTACCTGCATGGCTTCGCGTCGGGTCCGGACTCGACGAAGGGCGTGGCGGTGTCGCGTCACTTCGGGGCGAGGGGTGTGGAGGTAGCGCGGCTCAACTTGAGGGTGCCCACGATGGAGGGGCTGCGGTTGAGCGCGATGTTGGAGACGGTGCGGGAGGCGATGGGAGGGGAGCGGGAGCGGGTGGTGTTGATGGGGTCGAGCCTGGGAGGGTTGGTGGCGGCGCACCTGGCGGCGGCGGATGCGCGGGTGAGCGGGTTGGTGTTGCTGGCGCCGGCGTTCCAGGTGGTGCGGCAGTTGAGGAGGAGGATGGGAGAGGCGGCGTGGGGGCTGTGGAACAAGCAGGGGTGGATTGAGACAGACGACTTCGCGGAGAAGCGGAAGGTGCGAGTGCACTCGGGCTTCATCGCGGATGCGGAGGAAGTGGATGCGAAGTGGGGCGGGTGGCCGGATGTCAGGGTGCCCACGCTCGTGATTCACGGGCGGGCGGATGACACGTGTGACATCCGGTATTCGAGACAGTGGGCGGAGGGGAAGCGGAACGTGAAGCTCGTGGAGGTGGAGGACGGTCACGAGCTGGTGGCGTCGCTTCCGCGGATTCTGGCGGAGGCGGAGGAGTTCCTGCGTCCCTGGGGGGCGTGA
- the cas5c gene encoding type I-C CRISPR-associated protein Cas5c, whose product MKTSASKRFRVRAGGPVACFTRPEMKAERVSYEVMTPSAARGVLEAILWKPAIRWQVHEIAVIAPVRWMSFRRNEVNSRATVGKFDYAADEDRAQRNTVALREVDYVITASFSLVRDKVGAQENLRKFEEMFERRLEKGQFFHAPYLGCREFAARIEVAPEVLTPTDVTVVRRPLGLMFYDFVFGDSSSATRPLFFDAYLDRGVMQVPPWAQVLERNRGRP is encoded by the coding sequence ATGAAGACATCAGCGAGCAAGCGATTCCGCGTGCGGGCCGGTGGGCCCGTGGCCTGCTTCACGCGGCCCGAGATGAAAGCCGAACGAGTCAGCTACGAGGTGATGACGCCCTCGGCGGCGCGAGGCGTGCTGGAGGCGATTCTGTGGAAGCCCGCGATTCGCTGGCAGGTCCATGAGATTGCCGTCATTGCGCCCGTGCGCTGGATGAGCTTCAGGCGGAACGAGGTGAACAGCCGCGCCACGGTGGGGAAGTTCGACTACGCGGCGGACGAGGACCGGGCCCAGCGCAACACGGTGGCGCTGCGGGAGGTGGACTACGTCATCACCGCGTCCTTCTCGCTTGTGCGAGACAAGGTGGGAGCCCAAGAAAACCTTCGCAAGTTCGAGGAGATGTTCGAGCGGCGGTTGGAGAAGGGGCAGTTCTTCCACGCGCCCTATTTGGGCTGCCGCGAGTTCGCGGCGCGGATAGAGGTCGCGCCTGAGGTCCTGACGCCCACGGATGTCACGGTGGTGCGCAGGCCGCTGGGGTTGATGTTCTACGACTTCGTCTTCGGCGACTCGAGCAGCGCGACGCGGCCTCTGTTCTTCGATGCGTATCTGGACCGTGGCGTGATGCAGGTGCCGCCGTGGGCGCAGGTGTTGGAGCGCAACAGAGGCAGGCCATGA
- the cas7c gene encoding type I-C CRISPR-associated protein Cas7/Csd2, whose translation MTELKNRYDFVLLFDVLDGNPNGDPDAGNTPRIDSETGHGLVTDVCLKRKVRNFIQLTQEKKPGLDIFVKEKAILNVSINEAFKAEKIDLNEKPEKAEDGKKRDTKGRAQGSEVEKGRAWMCKTFFDVRTFGAVMSTGANAGQVRGPVQLTFARSVTPIVWQEHAITRMAVASEAEAEKQSGENRTMGRKSTVPYGLYRAHGFVSPHLAKQTGFKQADLELLFKSFAHMFELDRSAGRGLMAMRRVIAFKHGSELGNASAHSLFDRVKVAPVQAEKPARSFTDYTVAVEMAGLPQGIEVMDLV comes from the coding sequence ATGACCGAGCTCAAGAATCGTTACGACTTCGTCCTGCTATTCGATGTCCTGGATGGAAACCCCAATGGAGACCCGGATGCCGGCAACACGCCGCGCATCGACTCGGAGACAGGACACGGCCTGGTGACCGACGTGTGCCTCAAGCGCAAAGTGCGCAACTTCATCCAGCTCACGCAGGAGAAGAAGCCAGGGTTGGACATCTTCGTGAAGGAGAAGGCCATCCTGAATGTGTCCATCAACGAGGCCTTCAAGGCGGAGAAGATCGACCTGAACGAGAAGCCGGAGAAGGCCGAGGACGGGAAGAAGCGTGACACGAAGGGACGGGCCCAGGGCTCGGAGGTGGAGAAGGGGCGGGCGTGGATGTGCAAGACGTTCTTCGACGTACGGACTTTCGGCGCGGTGATGTCGACAGGCGCGAACGCGGGGCAGGTGCGAGGGCCGGTGCAGCTCACCTTCGCCCGTTCGGTGACGCCGATTGTCTGGCAGGAGCACGCCATCACCCGCATGGCGGTGGCGTCGGAGGCCGAGGCGGAGAAGCAGAGCGGAGAGAACCGGACCATGGGCCGAAAGAGCACAGTGCCCTACGGGCTCTACCGCGCGCATGGCTTCGTGTCTCCTCACCTGGCGAAACAGACGGGCTTCAAACAGGCGGACCTGGAGCTGTTGTTCAAGTCCTTCGCTCACATGTTCGAGTTGGACCGCAGCGCGGGGCGCGGCTTGATGGCGATGCGCAGGGTCATCGCCTTCAAGCACGGGTCTGAGTTGGGCAATGCGTCCGCGCACTCTCTGTTCGACCGGGTCAAGGTTGCGCCTGTGCAGGCCGAGAAGCCCGCGCGCTCCTTCACGGATTACACGGTGGCGGTGGAGATGGCGGGGTTGCCCCAAGGCATCGAGGTGATGGACCTGGTGTGA